Proteins encoded together in one Papaver somniferum cultivar HN1 unplaced genomic scaffold, ASM357369v1 unplaced-scaffold_21, whole genome shotgun sequence window:
- the LOC113339963 gene encoding indole-3-acetic acid-amido synthetase GH3.6-like → MNIVDNDITVTKHTKALEFIEEVTTNTDTVQKQVLSEILSISSHVEYLERYGLNGRTDRETYKNVIPVATYEDIKPFVERIANGDISPILCGRPIKGFSVSSGTSGGERKIFPCIEEEMERIWFTRNLVMPVVNKYIPGMDKGKAMFFMFTKERAYTPGGLPFCSALTVYYESSQFKNRPYDPFEDYTSPDETIFCKDYYQSTYSQCLCGLYQSKQVVRVGSVFVNGLIRIILFIQKHWSLLCNDIRTGTINAQIIKDASVREAVQKILVKPDPELADFIELECKRDESWKGIIARLWPNAKYIDSIISGSMSQHIPSVDFYSNGLPFVGARYACSECFLGINLNPLCKPNEITYTIIPTMAYFEFLPIFDKNQQNKNNQQEQHDAQELVDLADVKLGYEYELFLTTYTGLYRYGVGDVLRVVGFKNTAPIFQYICRKKILLSVDSEKTSELELQNAVQNAMKHLVAKFDVSLVDYTSYADTKSTSNQGHYVIYWELRHHSLDNATTTTSTTPSSSIIPRSVFEECCLICEESLNSEYKENRTLEKAIGPLEIKIVETGTFDKLMDYAITQGSSASQYKTPRCLKNVELLNSFVVSNYFSQEFPHYTPGF, encoded by the exons ATGAATATTGTTGACAACGATATTACTGTTACTAAGCACACCAAGGCACTTGAATTCATCGAAGAGGTTACAACAAACACAgacacagttcagaaacaagtacTCTCTGAAATTCTATCTATCAGTTCACATGTTGAGTACCTAGAGCGTTACGGTTTAAATGGTCGTACAGATCGTGAAACCTACAAGAATGTCATTCCGGTTGCCACCTACGAAGATATTAAACCCTTTGTAGAACGAATTGCTAATGGTGATATTTCACCGATCCTGTGTGGCCGTCCTATCAAAGGTTTCTCGGTCAG CTCTGGAACTTCAGGTGGCGAAAGGAAAATATTTCCATGTATAGAAGAAGAGATGGAACGGATATGGTTTACTAGAAATCTTGTAATGCCAGTGGTGAACAAATACATACCTGGTATGGACAAAGGAAAAGCTATGTTTTTTATGTTCACGAAGGAGAGAGCTTATACTCCTGGAGGACTACCATTCTGTTCAGCTTTAACGGTTTACTATGAGAGTTCACAATTCAAGAACAGACCTTACGATCCATTCGAAGATTATACTAGTCCAGATGAAACCAttttttgcaaggattattaCCAAAGTACGTATTCTCAGTGTCTTTGTGGACTCTACCAAAGTAAACAAGTTGTCCGAGTTGGATCGGTTTTTGTTAACGGTCTAATTAGGATTATACTTTTCATTCAAAAACACTGGTCTCTACTCTGTAATGACATCCGCACGGGAACTATTAATGCCCAAATTATCAAGGATGCATCAGTCCGGGAAGCTGTTCAGAAAATACTAGTAAAACCCGATCCGGAACTCGCTGATTTCATCGAGCTTGAATGTAAGAGAGATGAATCATGGAAAGGTATTATAGCTAGGCTATGGCCTAATGCCAAGTACATTGATTCTATCATATCAGGGTCTATGTCTCAGCATATTCCTTCCGTCGACTTTTACAGTAATGGACTCCCATTTGTTGGTGCTAGGTACGCATGTTCAGAATGCTTCTTAGGTATAAATCTCAACCCTCTCTGTAAACCAAATGAAATTACCTATACCATTATCCCTACCATGGCCTATTTCGAGTTCTTGCCAATATTTGATAAGAATCAACAGAATAAGAACAACCAGCAGGAGCAACATGATGCGCAAGAACTAGTAGATTTAGCTGACGTTAAGCTCGGATATGAATACGAACTTTTTCTCACCACTTATACCG GACTTTATCGGTATGGGGTTGGAGACGTGTTAAGGGTCGTTGGTTTCAAAAACACTGCTCCAATATTCCAATACATATGCCGAAAGAAAATACTTCTGAGCGTTGATAGTGAGAAGACAAGCGAATTGGAGCTTCAAAATGCAGTTCAAAATGCAATGAAACATCTCGTGGCAAAGTTCGATGTATCCCTTGTCGATTACACCAGTTATGCCGATACAAAAAGTACTAGTAACCAAGGCCACTATGTTATCTACTGGGAACTTCGACATCACAGCTTGGACAATGCAACAACTACAACTTCAACTACGCCATCATCATCTATTATTCCTAGGTCGGTGTTCGAGGAATGTTGCCTAATATGTGAAGAATCACTGAACTCTGAATACAAGGAAAATCGTACACTAGAAAAGGCAATTGGACCTCTAGAAATAAAGATAGTCGAGACGGGAACTTTTGACAAATTGATGGATTATGCAATTACCCAGGGTTCATCAGCTAGCCAGTATAAAACACCCCGATGCCTGAAAAACGTTGAGCTTCTAAACTCTTTTGTTGTTTCGAACTACTTCAGTCAGGAATTCCCACACTACACTCCTGGCTTCtga